A single region of the Diadema setosum chromosome 14, eeDiaSeto1, whole genome shotgun sequence genome encodes:
- the LOC140237781 gene encoding INO80 complex subunit D-like isoform X2, protein MYEGKHIHFSEVDNKPLCSYSAKLCKQRRLNGYAFCIRHVLEDSSAPFKQCEFVAKYNRLRCTNPIPGEENRKFCNSHMQVLGLVPKRGKKRKGDQSPDSRNDMASSKGSSQDMDKHKKKSKEKKKKKKKKKKKEKHKNKGDKPVTVDGLLNFKGNLDSNDLGLLQRNTMPPEYLNTLSSIDGLPSRNNAVEKSNRTKSKRRKDGSTLQERLQEKLERNKQRLRQQREKEMLAKASRHGKSDDKAASNVAGSLVEGGLQYNASYLDQKTFPQPNPLVAGKGRVPSLPWPQLPQRAPSPREAFVKLQQKRPRDLFARKLDSSAVDRLRERLQHEEVEGTDLFPLGLEFSDTEDEESEEVTDRRCRYTYKEQCSVSNISSTEETNIPLSRNDRLKQLKTHLQRDRRKLDISLQCDRLEQGSLRRSSKLLVDAAREHPFGAAVSILRVQEEKLQRPKVQTPPERICCSKEENGDPCQEESMPYSKHCFRHILEDEEQVLFYQCGAEFPGGFRCIEPSFDMLNEQPLCLEHAKRVRMQPKQKRPRKKTKPSALTRPFKKKKKNQRRKVRPQKPIPPLEPLQNYQLPISTTTMPVAAPHPPTPAPPFRSPSPLGAHDIPEHLMDISALEEAMNVDSPPEELGSDAEEEALSSILPNLDEFFEGKNGGFLPTKEEAEALERALFQASEEVNDAKASLEQLSHPALGQFPSATLLLDDAECESSSSLPPDVTEAAISQDSSDGLPSDLQLAANRLIADTIRQNSNDGTHHNAIQPSSNLANSVPLSSLTASQPGQTFTLPSTAVYTNSVAQFNGNIMPQTQTLLAQNALATTTVPVDHNHHESLRHTLLNGLIGGNQRAMLPQFPVTQSMPSPHGQQVPHPMLSPQSPQIVTTTLPQASPNTTPGMSPNSSASVQASQPTVLPSFRQTWSNLPNIHNALLRSNANSLPSINGLNSNGGLQFGTQMTSPSVNTQKLPSFNVIAQSHLQQQQQQQQQQQQQQQSGFAPGLPSPQASTGIPTPPYTAPNVNITPTIKQQGT, encoded by the exons ATGTACGAAGGCAAGCATATTCACTTCTCTGAAGTTGACAACAAGCCGCTATGTTCGTACAGTGCCAAGTTGTGCAAGCAGCGTCGCCTCAACGGCTATGCCTTCTGCATTCGCCATGTACTGGAAGACAGCTCAGCGCCGTTCAAGCAGTGCGAATTTGTGGCAAAATACAATAGGCTGCGCTGCACCAACCCCATTCCTGGTGAAGAGAACAGAAA GTTTTGTAACAGCCACATGCAGGTCTTGGGGCTGGTACCGAAGAGAGGAAAGAAGCGTAAGGGTGATCAGTCTCCGGACTCCAGGAATGACATGGCAAGCAGCAAGGGAAGTAGCCAAGACATGGACAagcataaaaagaaatcaaaggaaaagaagaagaaaaagaagaaaaagaaaaagaaagagaagcacAAGAACAAAGGAGATAAACCTGTCACAGTAGATGGACTTTTGAACTTCAAGGGCAATTTAGATTCAAATGACTTGGGTTTGTTGCAAAGAAATACTATGCCACCAGAATATCTCAACACCTTGTCCAGCATTGATGGCTTGCCATCTCGCAACAATGCAGTTGAGAAATCCAACAGGACAAAATCAAAGCGCAGGAAAGATGGAAGTACCCTGCAAGAGAGACTGCAGGAGAAGCTTGAGAGAAACAAGCAGCGGTTACGACAGCAgcgagaaaaagaaatgcttgcCAAAGCCTCGAGGCATGGGAAATCTGATGACAAAGCTGCGTCCAATGTAGCTGGCAGCCTAGTGGAGGGTGGATTACAGTACAATGCTTCATACCTCGACCAGAAAACCTTTCCCCAGCCAAACCCTCTTGTGGCAGGGAAGGGGCGTGTTCCCAGTCTCCCATGGCCACAGCTTCCCCAGCGTGCGCCGTCACCGCGGGAGGCATTTGTAAAACTCCAGCAAAAACGTCCCAGGGACCTCTTCGCGCGCAAGCTTGATTCTTCGGCTGTTGATCGGTTACGGGAACGACTGCAGCATGAGGAGGTAGAAGGGACTGACCTTTTCCCCCTAG GTCTTGAATTTTCAGACACAGAGGATGAGGAGAGTGAGGAGGTCACAGATAGAAGATGTAGATATACCTATAAAGAACAATGTAGTGTAAG TAACATTTCCAGTACTGAAGAAACCAATATCCCATTAAGTCGGAATGACAGACTGAAGCAGCTGAAAACCCACCTGCAGCGGGACAGGAGAAAGCTGGACATCTCCCTGCAATGCGACAGGCTTGAGCAGGGGAGCCTCCGCCGCTCCAGCAAGCTCCTTGTGGATGCGGCCAGGGAGCACCCGTTTGGAGCTGCAGTGTCAATACTCAGGGTTCAAGAGGAGAAGCTGCAAAG GCCCAAGGTGCAGACACCACCAGAGAGGATCTGCTGCAGCAAAGAGGAGAACGGGGATCCGTGTCAGGAGGAGTCCATGCCCTACAGCAAGCACTGCTTCAGAC ACATCCTGGAAGATGAAGAGCAGGTGTTGTTCTATCAGTGTGGAGCAGAATTCCCCGGAGGCTTCCGCTGCATAGAGCCCAGCTTTGACATGCTCAATGAGCAGCCCCTCTGTCTCGAGCATGCCAAGAGAGTG CGTATGCAACCCAAGCAGAAGAGGCCGAGAAAGAAAACGAAGCCATCTGCTCTGACGAGACCcttcaagaaaaagaagaagaaccaacgcAGGAAAGTCAGACCTCAGAAGCCGATTCCACCACTAG AACCTCTGCAAAACTACCAGCTTCCCATCAGCACGACGACGATGCCCGTAGCTGCCCCTCATCCTCCCACACCAGCCCCGCCCTTCAGGAGCCCCTCCCCCCTGGGAGCCCACGATATCCCGGAGCACCTGATGGATATCTCAGCTCTGGAGGAGGCCATGAATGTGGACTCGCCACCAGAGGAGCTGGGCTCAGATGCAGAGGAGGAGGCTCTGTCTAGCATCCTCCCTAACCTGGATGAATTCTTTGAAG GAAAGAATGGCGGTTTCCTACCAACCAAGGAAGAGGCAGAGGCTCTTGAGAGGGCGCTATTCCAGGCATCAGAAGAGGTGAATGATGCCAAGGCCTCGTTGGAGCAGCTGTCACACCCAGCTCTTGGCCAGTTTCCTTCCGCCACTCTGCTTTTGGATGATGCAGAGTGTGAGAGTAGCAGCTCGTTGCCACCTGATGTGACTGAGGCTGCTATCAGTCAGGATAGCTCTGATGGACTCCCAAGTGATCTCCAGCTAGCTGCAAACAGACTCATTGCTGACACAATCAGGCAAAACTCTAATGATGGGACCCATCACAATGCAATTCAGCCGTCCTCAAATCTCGCCAACTCAGTGCCTTTGAGTAGCCTCACAGCCTCACAGCCCGGGCAGACCTTCACCCTGCCAAGCACAGCAGTCTACACGAATAGCGTAGCGCAGTTCAATGGAAACATAATGCCCCAGACTCAGACGCTCCTGGCACAGAATGCATTGGCCACCACCACCGTGCCAGTTGATCACAACCACCATGAATCACTGCGGCATACCCTCCTCAACGGCCTAATTGGTGGAAACCAACGTGCAATGCTGCCCCAGTTCCCCGTCACCCAGTCCATGCCATCACCACACGGACAACAGGTCCCCCACCCCATGCTTTCACCCCAGAGTCCCCAAATTGTCACAACAACCTTGCCACAAGCTAGCCCAAACACCACACCAGGAATGAGTCCGAATTCATCTGCGTCGGTTCAGGCCAGCCAGCCCACAGTTCTACCTAGTTTTAGGCAGACATGGAGCAACCTGCCTAACATCCACAATGCCTTACTCCGCAGCAACGCCAACAGTTTGCCCAGCATCAATGGCCTCAACTCAAATGGAGGATTGCAATTTGGTACACAGATGACCAGCCCATCAGTGAATACTCAAAAGTTGCCAAGTTTCAATGTCATTGCTCAGAGTCActtgcagcagcagcagcagcagcaacaacaacaacaacagcagcagcagtcTGGCTTTGCACCTGGACTGCCATCACCTCAAGCAAGTACTGGGATACCAACACCACCATACACGGCACCAAATGTCAACATCACACCTACCATCAAGCAACAAGGCACGTGA
- the LOC140237693 gene encoding LDLR chaperone boca-like, with product MVESRKILVFCTVMVLLCVSGSFAAADKKSEKEGGSEKENAAEKWKKKDIRDYNDADMERLFMQWEEDEEKDPDDLMEHERPAPKIDFSKINPQNPESVLKLSKKGKTVMMFVTVSGNPPQEESETITQRWQDELFQANYQLQRYMVDSNRAIFLLNDGSLAWEMKDFLIQQDRCQEVTIDNKSYYGRGSGKKTDGAGNLLEGEVDDKAQKKDGKKTTKKSKKNVKPTKDDNKVKNDAKAAKPKKEERVEDNKTEL from the exons ATGGTTGAATCACGCAAGATACTTGTGTTTTGCACAGTAATGGTATTATTGTGCGTCTCTGGTTCTTTTGCTGCCGCGGACAAGAAGTCCGAGAAAGAAGGTGGTTCTGAGAAGGAAAATGCAGCTGAGAAGTGGAAGAAGAAGGACATCCGTGACTACAATGATGCAGACATGGAGAGGTTGTTTATGCAGTGGGAG GAGGATGAAGAAAAGGACCCTGATGATCTGATGGAGCATGAACGCCCCGCCCCCAAGATCGACTTCTCCAAGATCAACCCACAGAACCCGGAATCCGTCCTGAAGCTCAGCAAAAAGGGCAAAACGGTCATGATGTTTGTCACAGTCTCCGGGAATCCCCCTCAGGAGGAGAGTGAGACCATCACTCAGAGATGGCAAGATGAGCTGTTCCAGGCCAATTACCAACTGCAAAG GTACATGGTAGATAGCAACCGTGCCATTTTCCTGCTGAATGATGGCTCCCTTGCCTGGGAAATGAAAGATTTCCTCATCCAGCAGGACAGGTGCCAAGAAGTGACTATTGACAACAAGAGCTACTATGGCCGAGGATCTGGAAAGAAGACTGACGGGGCAGGAAACCTGTTGGAAGGAGAGGTGGACGACAAGGCACAGAAGAAAGATGGAAAGAAGACGAcgaagaaatcaaagaaaaatgtgaaaccAACCAAAGATGACAATAAGGTGAAGAATGATGCCAAGGCTGCCAAACcaaagaaggaagagagagTTGAAGACAACAAGACAGAATTGTAA
- the LOC140237781 gene encoding INO80 complex subunit D-like isoform X1, with protein MATSANVGTHVMYEGKHIHFSEVDNKPLCSYSAKLCKQRRLNGYAFCIRHVLEDSSAPFKQCEFVAKYNRLRCTNPIPGEENRKFCNSHMQVLGLVPKRGKKRKGDQSPDSRNDMASSKGSSQDMDKHKKKSKEKKKKKKKKKKKEKHKNKGDKPVTVDGLLNFKGNLDSNDLGLLQRNTMPPEYLNTLSSIDGLPSRNNAVEKSNRTKSKRRKDGSTLQERLQEKLERNKQRLRQQREKEMLAKASRHGKSDDKAASNVAGSLVEGGLQYNASYLDQKTFPQPNPLVAGKGRVPSLPWPQLPQRAPSPREAFVKLQQKRPRDLFARKLDSSAVDRLRERLQHEEVEGTDLFPLGLEFSDTEDEESEEVTDRRCRYTYKEQCSVSNISSTEETNIPLSRNDRLKQLKTHLQRDRRKLDISLQCDRLEQGSLRRSSKLLVDAAREHPFGAAVSILRVQEEKLQRPKVQTPPERICCSKEENGDPCQEESMPYSKHCFRHILEDEEQVLFYQCGAEFPGGFRCIEPSFDMLNEQPLCLEHAKRVRMQPKQKRPRKKTKPSALTRPFKKKKKNQRRKVRPQKPIPPLEPLQNYQLPISTTTMPVAAPHPPTPAPPFRSPSPLGAHDIPEHLMDISALEEAMNVDSPPEELGSDAEEEALSSILPNLDEFFEGKNGGFLPTKEEAEALERALFQASEEVNDAKASLEQLSHPALGQFPSATLLLDDAECESSSSLPPDVTEAAISQDSSDGLPSDLQLAANRLIADTIRQNSNDGTHHNAIQPSSNLANSVPLSSLTASQPGQTFTLPSTAVYTNSVAQFNGNIMPQTQTLLAQNALATTTVPVDHNHHESLRHTLLNGLIGGNQRAMLPQFPVTQSMPSPHGQQVPHPMLSPQSPQIVTTTLPQASPNTTPGMSPNSSASVQASQPTVLPSFRQTWSNLPNIHNALLRSNANSLPSINGLNSNGGLQFGTQMTSPSVNTQKLPSFNVIAQSHLQQQQQQQQQQQQQQQSGFAPGLPSPQASTGIPTPPYTAPNVNITPTIKQQGT; from the exons CCAATGTTGGCACTCACGTGATGTACGAAGGCAAGCATATTCACTTCTCTGAAGTTGACAACAAGCCGCTATGTTCGTACAGTGCCAAGTTGTGCAAGCAGCGTCGCCTCAACGGCTATGCCTTCTGCATTCGCCATGTACTGGAAGACAGCTCAGCGCCGTTCAAGCAGTGCGAATTTGTGGCAAAATACAATAGGCTGCGCTGCACCAACCCCATTCCTGGTGAAGAGAACAGAAA GTTTTGTAACAGCCACATGCAGGTCTTGGGGCTGGTACCGAAGAGAGGAAAGAAGCGTAAGGGTGATCAGTCTCCGGACTCCAGGAATGACATGGCAAGCAGCAAGGGAAGTAGCCAAGACATGGACAagcataaaaagaaatcaaaggaaaagaagaagaaaaagaagaaaaagaaaaagaaagagaagcacAAGAACAAAGGAGATAAACCTGTCACAGTAGATGGACTTTTGAACTTCAAGGGCAATTTAGATTCAAATGACTTGGGTTTGTTGCAAAGAAATACTATGCCACCAGAATATCTCAACACCTTGTCCAGCATTGATGGCTTGCCATCTCGCAACAATGCAGTTGAGAAATCCAACAGGACAAAATCAAAGCGCAGGAAAGATGGAAGTACCCTGCAAGAGAGACTGCAGGAGAAGCTTGAGAGAAACAAGCAGCGGTTACGACAGCAgcgagaaaaagaaatgcttgcCAAAGCCTCGAGGCATGGGAAATCTGATGACAAAGCTGCGTCCAATGTAGCTGGCAGCCTAGTGGAGGGTGGATTACAGTACAATGCTTCATACCTCGACCAGAAAACCTTTCCCCAGCCAAACCCTCTTGTGGCAGGGAAGGGGCGTGTTCCCAGTCTCCCATGGCCACAGCTTCCCCAGCGTGCGCCGTCACCGCGGGAGGCATTTGTAAAACTCCAGCAAAAACGTCCCAGGGACCTCTTCGCGCGCAAGCTTGATTCTTCGGCTGTTGATCGGTTACGGGAACGACTGCAGCATGAGGAGGTAGAAGGGACTGACCTTTTCCCCCTAG GTCTTGAATTTTCAGACACAGAGGATGAGGAGAGTGAGGAGGTCACAGATAGAAGATGTAGATATACCTATAAAGAACAATGTAGTGTAAG TAACATTTCCAGTACTGAAGAAACCAATATCCCATTAAGTCGGAATGACAGACTGAAGCAGCTGAAAACCCACCTGCAGCGGGACAGGAGAAAGCTGGACATCTCCCTGCAATGCGACAGGCTTGAGCAGGGGAGCCTCCGCCGCTCCAGCAAGCTCCTTGTGGATGCGGCCAGGGAGCACCCGTTTGGAGCTGCAGTGTCAATACTCAGGGTTCAAGAGGAGAAGCTGCAAAG GCCCAAGGTGCAGACACCACCAGAGAGGATCTGCTGCAGCAAAGAGGAGAACGGGGATCCGTGTCAGGAGGAGTCCATGCCCTACAGCAAGCACTGCTTCAGAC ACATCCTGGAAGATGAAGAGCAGGTGTTGTTCTATCAGTGTGGAGCAGAATTCCCCGGAGGCTTCCGCTGCATAGAGCCCAGCTTTGACATGCTCAATGAGCAGCCCCTCTGTCTCGAGCATGCCAAGAGAGTG CGTATGCAACCCAAGCAGAAGAGGCCGAGAAAGAAAACGAAGCCATCTGCTCTGACGAGACCcttcaagaaaaagaagaagaaccaacgcAGGAAAGTCAGACCTCAGAAGCCGATTCCACCACTAG AACCTCTGCAAAACTACCAGCTTCCCATCAGCACGACGACGATGCCCGTAGCTGCCCCTCATCCTCCCACACCAGCCCCGCCCTTCAGGAGCCCCTCCCCCCTGGGAGCCCACGATATCCCGGAGCACCTGATGGATATCTCAGCTCTGGAGGAGGCCATGAATGTGGACTCGCCACCAGAGGAGCTGGGCTCAGATGCAGAGGAGGAGGCTCTGTCTAGCATCCTCCCTAACCTGGATGAATTCTTTGAAG GAAAGAATGGCGGTTTCCTACCAACCAAGGAAGAGGCAGAGGCTCTTGAGAGGGCGCTATTCCAGGCATCAGAAGAGGTGAATGATGCCAAGGCCTCGTTGGAGCAGCTGTCACACCCAGCTCTTGGCCAGTTTCCTTCCGCCACTCTGCTTTTGGATGATGCAGAGTGTGAGAGTAGCAGCTCGTTGCCACCTGATGTGACTGAGGCTGCTATCAGTCAGGATAGCTCTGATGGACTCCCAAGTGATCTCCAGCTAGCTGCAAACAGACTCATTGCTGACACAATCAGGCAAAACTCTAATGATGGGACCCATCACAATGCAATTCAGCCGTCCTCAAATCTCGCCAACTCAGTGCCTTTGAGTAGCCTCACAGCCTCACAGCCCGGGCAGACCTTCACCCTGCCAAGCACAGCAGTCTACACGAATAGCGTAGCGCAGTTCAATGGAAACATAATGCCCCAGACTCAGACGCTCCTGGCACAGAATGCATTGGCCACCACCACCGTGCCAGTTGATCACAACCACCATGAATCACTGCGGCATACCCTCCTCAACGGCCTAATTGGTGGAAACCAACGTGCAATGCTGCCCCAGTTCCCCGTCACCCAGTCCATGCCATCACCACACGGACAACAGGTCCCCCACCCCATGCTTTCACCCCAGAGTCCCCAAATTGTCACAACAACCTTGCCACAAGCTAGCCCAAACACCACACCAGGAATGAGTCCGAATTCATCTGCGTCGGTTCAGGCCAGCCAGCCCACAGTTCTACCTAGTTTTAGGCAGACATGGAGCAACCTGCCTAACATCCACAATGCCTTACTCCGCAGCAACGCCAACAGTTTGCCCAGCATCAATGGCCTCAACTCAAATGGAGGATTGCAATTTGGTACACAGATGACCAGCCCATCAGTGAATACTCAAAAGTTGCCAAGTTTCAATGTCATTGCTCAGAGTCActtgcagcagcagcagcagcagcaacaacaacaacaacagcagcagcagtcTGGCTTTGCACCTGGACTGCCATCACCTCAAGCAAGTACTGGGATACCAACACCACCATACACGGCACCAAATGTCAACATCACACCTACCATCAAGCAACAAGGCACGTGA